The genomic DNA CGGTTGGAGAATCTCGAACGCTGGAAGAATTCACCCGAACGGGAGCACTGGATCTCTCGCCTGCATGCCCTTGAGCACCGTCCTCCGGTGATCACTCACAACACGGGGCTGGAAACCTGGTTTGAATTTTCACACCAGGACGAGCACCACCCGCATCCGCCTAAATACAAGATGGCCATCATTATCTGGATCGCCGTCTACGTGAGTATCATACCGATCATCAACCTGATTCGTCCTTTTACCAGCGAGCTGCATTTCCTGATCGGAAGCGCGATCACCACCTCGATTACAGTTCCGCTGATGACCTGGGTAATGATCCCGCTGCTGAGCTGGCTGCTCCAGAACTGGCTCTATCCGAAACCGAACAATTCCTGACGGCTACTTCGTGGTAGACGAAGCGGGCTTCCAGTCGTAAACGCCGCGCTGTTCGACCGGGGGCAGATGCTCTTCCAGGATGAAATGCGGACGCGAATGCGAATTGACATAGACGGCGATATCCAGGGCTTCCTGCTCGGTCAGATCGGTTTCCCCCGGCGGCATGGCCACTTTGAGCCAGGCTGCCAGCTTATCGTTTCTGCTCAGTCCCGCGCCGTCGTTATAAGAATCTTTGCCCCACACTGGTGGTCCTTCGGATGTTCCCGCGCCTGATGCGTCGTGACAGTCGGCACAGCGTGCTGCGTAGAGTTTCGCGCCCCGTCGTTCTTCTGCCAGTTCCGCCTGCAGACTGAGGGGTTGCACATGACGAGGGCCCAGTGGTTTCTGGTGATTCATTTTGATCTCAGCGCCCGAGGAGAGCCAGGTGATATACGCGGTAATCGCCACTGATACTTTGCTGCCGAGGGGAGGACGAATTCCGTTCTGGCTGCGCATGAAACAGTTCAGCACTCGATCTTCCAGCGTGATCACCCGTTTTTCGCGGGGAGACCAGGCCGGGTAAGCGGAAGCCACTCCCAGAAAACTGGCGGCTTGCGGATTGGTGCCGTTCTCCAGATGACAGGAAGTGCAGTCGAGCTTATTGCCGATATACTGTTTAGAAAGTGGATGCTCGTGAGTGCGTGCGACGATTTCTTCCCCCAGCTTGACGATGGCACCGAGTTCGCCGGGAGGATATGCCTCCGGGATGAGCGATTTCTGTGGTTCCTCAGAAGTCTCCCGTGCAGACAGTGTCGTCAACACAATTAACAGGGCCAGTCCAGTAACCGGTAGCGTCAGCCAGCGTCGTTGCATCGTCTTCTTTCCAAATTCGGTCATCTCTTACAGGGAGCAGCAGGCGCGTATCTCCCCCGCTCTGCGCGTACGTCTGGGATTATACGCACAGAAAGACCGGCAGTGGTGATTTTCTTCCGCTTTTTATTTCAGAGGGACATAGGCATAGCCGTCTGCCTGCAGATTCACCAGAGACGTGAGTGCGGAGACCGCGACATCCGTGAACACAACCACCTGGTCCGGCTGCCCCCCTTTACCGACGAGTGACTGACCACAGACGTAGATCTCGACACCGGCTTCATGCAGTTCGTGCAGGCAATCCAGGTTCGGATTACTTTTCGTATCGAAGCGTTCCGCGTAGGCATCATCATTTAAGGCACAGAGCGTGGCGTCGCCATGCAGGACGACCGCGATTTTTGCTGCCGCAGGATCCTTCCCGGCTCCCTCGTAAATATTCACAAAGCGGGCCACTTTTTCGATGGAGGGGTTCAGCTTGTCAGCAGGGCCTCCCTTGGTCAGGTCGACACAGATTTTACTCTGATCCCGTGGCTGCTGAGCTGCGCCTGGCAACTGGACGACCTTGCCATATTCCTTGATACGGGGATGATGGTATTCCAGTGGTGCAGGATCTTTGGCTGACGTAGAGACCGGGTGGTTCTTCATTGCCTCGGGGAATCCCCGTTTGACGAATTCCGAAACGGTCTTCGCATGCTGTTGAATAAGCTTCACAACGTAGGGGTTCTCTGAAGTCTCAATCACCCGCACACCTTTGGGTGTGTTTTCGGTGACCATTTTGATCTGTCTGGCATGCTTGAAGAGTTCGGCGAACAGGGGATCCCGCATCCGAATGGGCTGCTGTTTTTCAACCCGCTCTTTCATCCAGTAGACGTGTTCCCGGATTTTCGCCGCGACCTGTGGATCGTCTGATTCGGTCAGCGTCTTGACGCCATTGGGAAGTAGTTGCACATCGCGACGAATCTTCTGATGATTCGTTAAGAGGTAACGGAAGTCGGCATGATCCCGGTCATGTGCCTGCGAATGACCATTTCCTTGACCCTGACCGACTCCCGCATGACCTCGTCCATGTCCCTGCCCCCGTCCGGGACCTTTGCCACGTCCAGGTCCCCGCTGTGCGAGTGCGGTTCCGGCAATGGCACAGACCAGCAGTAAGGCAACAGAATTCCGTAGATAGTTTGACTTGTTCACTTTGACGCCCTTTCCTGATTTTATTCACAGAGATTTACGCAGTCCCGTCGTGTGGTTACGCCCGTCCCTTGAGCATGCCTTTCCAGTACAGCACGGGAAGAAAATATTTTTTCAAAACCCACATGCTCCAGCGTTCCTTCGACTGATCGAAGAGAAAGGTTTCATGGGGATGTTTGTCGTAGTCGAATTCCGCCAGCACAAGTTTGCCATACCCGGTCACCAGCGGACAGGATGTATATCCATCGTACTTCGCCGTCAGCGTTTTGCCGGCGATGGCCGCTTTCAGATTCTTGACGGCCACCGGTGCCTGTTTACGGATGGCGGCTGCGGTTTTGGAAGTCGGCAGATTACTGCTGTCCCCGAGGGCAAACACATTCGGATAACGGACATGCTGTAGCGAGTACTTATCGACATCCACCCAGCCCTTTTCGTCAGCGAGGGGGCTCCGGGCGATGAACTCAGGTGGCCCCATGGGAGGCGTCACGTGAATCATGTCGTAAGCAATTGTGGTTTCAACACCAGTCTCCGTATGCTGGAAGATCGCTTCTTTCGTCTCTGCACTGATGGCGACCAGTTTCTGGTTGAAACGGGTATCGATGTTTTTGCGCTCGATCACTTTATCCAGTGTTTTCCGATATTTTTCGACCGCAAAGATCGAACTGCTGCCGGAAGCGAAGATGATCTGCGTTTTATCGCGTACTCCTGATTTACGGAAATAGTCATCCGCGAGATAACAGATCTTCTGCGGTGCGCCACCACACTTGATGCCGGTTTCGGGCTGTGTGAAAATCGCCTTCCCCCCTTTGAAGTCGCGGATATTTTCCCAGGTACTGCCTACCGACTCGAACGAGTAGTTGCTGCAGACGCCCTCTTTACCAAGCGCGTCTTTGAGACCAGTGATGGCATCCCACTTGATACCGATGCCTGCACTGACCACCAGGAAATCGTATTCAATCGTCTGTCCATCGCGGGTTTTCAGGCGGTTTCGCTCTGGTTCGAATGAAACGACGGCGTCTTTAATCCATTTCGCTTTGGGGGGAATCACGGAGGCTTCGGTGCGTCGCGTGCTTTCCTTGCGAAAGGTTCCGCCACCGACCAGGGTCCAGGCCGGCTGATAATAATGATTCTCCGACGGGTCAATAATGGCCACGTCATAATCACTCAGCCAGCCTTTGGTCAATTTCGCGGCAACCGTAATGCCCGCACTGCCGCCGCCGACAATCACAACCTGGTGATGCACGACTTTCTCGGAAGGTGGCTGCACCAGTGTCTGATTCTCTGTTTCTGCAATCACATCGGAAATCATATGCTTATTCTCCCTGTTCTGGATGTCGGGATACCGCTTGCGGCTCTCGACCGTCAGTGGTTTCGCTTTTTACAGGCTGAAGACAAGGCTGGGGGTTCAGTTCACACAGCCCACTCAGACAGGTCTGCATTCCCAGTCGGGGCAGGATCCAGAGATTCAAGATGAACCAGAGGGCCAGCACCACGAGTAAAACGACGAGGTCAGTCATGATTTTTTCTCCAGTGAACAGGATGCAGCAGAACTTGTAGCACAACTGATGGGGCCGGAGCTGCCGGTAGTGGGCAGTCCCGCGGTTTCCCATGCCTGGTAGCCACCAGCCAGGTTGATGACGTCAATACCAGCCGCCTGCAATAGACTGGCCGCAATTGCAGAGCGAGCCCCACTACGGCATTGCACGACCACTGGCTGATGGCATTCCAGGGTAGATATCATGTCAGGAAAATGTCCGAGGAATCGGTGTTCGGCCTGAGGAACATGCCCCTGGTTCCATTCCGAGTCGGCACGGACATCGAACAGCGTTACCGCCCCAGACTCGATCTGGGGCGCCAGTTCGGCTGGCGCTTTCACGGGATAGTGTTCCGTCGCCCGACCGGACTGAATCTCTCCACTCCGTTCGAACCAGCCGGAGACGCGATCGATGCCGATCTTGTGTAATACGCGATAGGCTTCCGGCAGGTCGGCAGCGTCTGCGATCAGGTAGACCGGCTGATCGTAGTCAACGAGCCAGCCCGCCCAGGCTGCCAGCATCGACAGCGGAATATTGATTGTGCCCGGCACATGTGCTGTCGCGAATTCACTGGAAGGAGACAGGTCGATCACCGTGGCAGAGGAACTGACCAGCGACTCCTGTAATGCCGGGAGCGGTTTGGGCAGCGTGACCTTGCCGAGCACCAGCGGTCCTTCTTTATTAACGCGTTTCATCACCGCAAAGTAGCGGGGCGCTTCGGGCTGATCGGACAGGATGTAGTTCACGAATTCGGTTTCGTCTGCATACTGCAGGGCCGGATTGAATCGTTTTTCATAACCAACGGTGGAAGACGGAATCGCTCCGAGTCCCTTGCCGCAGGCACTGCCCGCACCATGGGCCGGCCAGACCTGCAGATAGTCGGGTAATTCTTTAAAACGCTGGGCCGAATGATAGAGCTGCTTCGCACCAACTTCGGCACTTCCCTGAACGCCGGCGGCAGCTTCCAGCAGGTCCGGACGTCCAATCGAACCAACGAACACGAAATCGCCCGTGAAGATTCCCATCGGCTCATTGGCACCGCCGCCCTGATCGGTTAACAGGAAGGAGATACTTTCCGGTGTATGACCGGGAGTGTGCAGGACGTCAAAACGAATATTCCCGACCTGGAAAGTATCTCCTTCTTTCAACAACTGTGCCTCGTACTGATCCGCAAATTCGTACTTCCATTCTGCAGGACCTGCATCGGAAACGTACAACTTCGCTCCCACGCGTTCTGCCAGTTCCCGCGCACCGGATACGTAATCAGCGTGGATATGGGTTTCAGCCACTCCGGTGAGTTTGACACCTTCACGCTGTGCCATCTCGAGGTATTGTTCGATGTCGCGTCCCGGATCGACCACGACTGCTTCTTTGGTTTTCTGACAGCCCACCAGATACGATGCATGGGCCAGTTTCTGATCGTAAAAGTATTTCAATAACATCACTCATCTCCCTGATGCTGAAAGGTGGAAATTCTGTGGTGAGAAGGCAGCAGCGCATAGTTGTTGCCAGTTGTGATGCGCGCCTGCCGAGCGGCTGCAGGAACCAGTTTGCTTCCTTCATGGACGATGACGAACCCGCCGAGCAGAATCAGAAATCCTGCAAAGACGGTCTTCAAGACATGTTGATTCAGGTGGGCATTTAATTTGTGGCCCACGACACTGCCGACAATGCCGATTAAAGTGAAGACGAGAATTGTCTGCCAGTTGACGGACATCTGGTGTGAGACCAGAAAGTGTTCGTACTTGACGAAGCCGACGGTGGCGTTAATCACGATAATGACCAGGCTCGTACCGATCGCTTTTCGCATGGGCAATTTGCCCAGAATGACCAGTGCGGGAACAATCAGAAAGCCCCCCCCCACTCCTACGAAGCCGGTCAGCATTCCGACGCCGATTCCTTCCGCCGCCATTTTCCAGCGGGGTGACTGCTGCGCTGAGGGCGCAAGAGATTCGTGGGCGCCCTCGGGTCCGCGCGCTCTGCGAAACATCACGAAGGCGGCAGCCAGCAGGATGGTGCCAAAGACTACCAGCTGCAACGCCTCCGTGGCCAGACCTCCCAGCCAGGCCCCTGCCAGTGTTCCCAACATGCCGG from Gimesia sp. includes the following:
- a CDS encoding antibiotic biosynthesis monooxygenase, translating into MHSTDSDPVTMVVTAHPAPGNQKEWEQTLTNTIQASLKFPGHLGTTVLKQESRSRPTYQIVLRFDRLENLERWKNSPEREHWISRLHALEHRPPVITHNTGLETWFEFSHQDEHHPHPPKYKMAIIIWIAVYVSIIPIINLIRPFTSELHFLIGSAITTSITVPLMTWVMIPLLSWLLQNWLYPKPNNS
- a CDS encoding c-type cytochrome encodes the protein MQRRWLTLPVTGLALLIVLTTLSARETSEEPQKSLIPEAYPPGELGAIVKLGEEIVARTHEHPLSKQYIGNKLDCTSCHLENGTNPQAASFLGVASAYPAWSPREKRVITLEDRVLNCFMRSQNGIRPPLGSKVSVAITAYITWLSSGAEIKMNHQKPLGPRHVQPLSLQAELAEERRGAKLYAARCADCHDASGAGTSEGPPVWGKDSYNDGAGLSRNDKLAAWLKVAMPPGETDLTEQEALDIAVYVNSHSRPHFILEEHLPPVEQRGVYDWKPASSTTK
- a CDS encoding DsrE family protein, whose translation is MNKSNYLRNSVALLLVCAIAGTALAQRGPGRGKGPGRGQGHGRGHAGVGQGQGNGHSQAHDRDHADFRYLLTNHQKIRRDVQLLPNGVKTLTESDDPQVAAKIREHVYWMKERVEKQQPIRMRDPLFAELFKHARQIKMVTENTPKGVRVIETSENPYVVKLIQQHAKTVSEFVKRGFPEAMKNHPVSTSAKDPAPLEYHHPRIKEYGKVVQLPGAAQQPRDQSKICVDLTKGGPADKLNPSIEKVARFVNIYEGAGKDPAAAKIAVVLHGDATLCALNDDAYAERFDTKSNPNLDCLHELHEAGVEIYVCGQSLVGKGGQPDQVVVFTDVAVSALTSLVNLQADGYAYVPLK
- a CDS encoding FAD/NAD(P)-binding oxidoreductase, which encodes MISDVIAETENQTLVQPPSEKVVHHQVVIVGGGSAGITVAAKLTKGWLSDYDVAIIDPSENHYYQPAWTLVGGGTFRKESTRRTEASVIPPKAKWIKDAVVSFEPERNRLKTRDGQTIEYDFLVVSAGIGIKWDAITGLKDALGKEGVCSNYSFESVGSTWENIRDFKGGKAIFTQPETGIKCGGAPQKICYLADDYFRKSGVRDKTQIIFASGSSSIFAVEKYRKTLDKVIERKNIDTRFNQKLVAISAETKEAIFQHTETGVETTIAYDMIHVTPPMGPPEFIARSPLADEKGWVDVDKYSLQHVRYPNVFALGDSSNLPTSKTAAAIRKQAPVAVKNLKAAIAGKTLTAKYDGYTSCPLVTGYGKLVLAEFDYDKHPHETFLFDQSKERWSMWVLKKYFLPVLYWKGMLKGRA
- a CDS encoding rhodanese-like domain-containing protein, whose protein sequence is MLLKYFYDQKLAHASYLVGCQKTKEAVVVDPGRDIEQYLEMAQREGVKLTGVAETHIHADYVSGARELAERVGAKLYVSDAGPAEWKYEFADQYEAQLLKEGDTFQVGNIRFDVLHTPGHTPESISFLLTDQGGGANEPMGIFTGDFVFVGSIGRPDLLEAAAGVQGSAEVGAKQLYHSAQRFKELPDYLQVWPAHGAGSACGKGLGAIPSSTVGYEKRFNPALQYADETEFVNYILSDQPEAPRYFAVMKRVNKEGPLVLGKVTLPKPLPALQESLVSSSATVIDLSPSSEFATAHVPGTINIPLSMLAAWAGWLVDYDQPVYLIADAADLPEAYRVLHKIGIDRVSGWFERSGEIQSGRATEHYPVKAPAELAPQIESGAVTLFDVRADSEWNQGHVPQAEHRFLGHFPDMISTLECHQPVVVQCRSGARSAIAASLLQAAGIDVINLAGGYQAWETAGLPTTGSSGPISCATSSAASCSLEKKS
- a CDS encoding sulfite exporter TauE/SafE family protein, giving the protein MAYILIGSLLIGLTLGLLGSGGSAITVPILVYLVGHGTKESIAESMAIVGMVSIAAAIPYASSKLIDWRSVVFFGLPGMLGTLAGAWLGGLATEALQLVVFGTILLAAAFVMFRRARGPEGAHESLAPSAQQSPRWKMAAEGIGVGMLTGFVGVGGGFLIVPALVILGKLPMRKAIGTSLVIIVINATVGFVKYEHFLVSHQMSVNWQTILVFTLIGIVGSVVGHKLNAHLNQHVLKTVFAGFLILLGGFVIVHEGSKLVPAAARQARITTGNNYALLPSHHRISTFQHQGDE